The region atggtctggggtgccgtgtcagctgctggtgttggtccactgtgttttatcaacggcagggtcaatgcagctagctatcaggagattttggagcacttcatgcttccatctgctgaaaagctttatggagatgaagatttcatttttcaacacgacctggcacctgctcacagtgccaaaaccactggtgaatggtttactgaccatggtatcactgtgctcaattggcctgccaactctcctgacctgaaccccatagagaatctgtgggatattgtgaagagaacgttgagagactcaagacccaacactctggatgagctaaaggccgctatcgaagcatcctgggcctccataagacctcagcagtgccacaggctgattgcctccatgccacgccgcattgaagcagtcatttctgccaaaggattcccgaccaagtattgagtgcataaatgtacatgtttatttgaaggttgacgttttttgtattaaaaacacttttcttctattggtcggatgaaatatgctaattttgtgagataggaattttgggttttcatgagctgtatgccaaaatcatccgtattaagacaataaaagacctgaaatatttcagttagtgtgcaatgaatctaaaatatatgaatgttaaattttcatcatgacattatggaaaataaggaactttatcacaatatgctaatattttgagaaggacctgtatagggcATTGGTGTTAACTGTCCAGAACAGTGTATTGTCTATGTAGATCCCCAGGTACTTATAACAGTCCACCAGCAGCTCTTTAGTTTTTCCTATATTGAGTTGCAGGTGGTTCTGGCCACACCACTCTACAAAGCTGTCCACCATGCCTCTGTATTCAACCTCCTGGTCACCGGTGATGCAGCCCACAATGGCAAAGTCATCCGAGAACTCCTGCAGATGGAAGAATTGTGTGCTGTACCTGAAAGTTTAGAGTGTGAACAGAAAAGGTGAAATAACCATCCCCTAAGGAACCACTGTGTTGCTCAATATAGTATCCGAGGTGGTATTCTGAGGCTGAGGTCCGTGATGGGGAGGAGGTGTGTGTAGAAAGTATGATGTCCCCAGGGGGAGGTGTTGGAGGAGTTGGTGCGTGGTTGGCATTGTCCGCAACTTGTTTGTCTCCTGTTGGTCTCCTCCCATCACTGCCGTGGTTTTTGTCCCCAAACCAGTGATGCTTTTTATCCCTGCAGGGTCTCCATAGCCTCCTTTGGTACCTCCGTACAATTCTCATGGTCACCCGCTGCCACTGAACGCAGGGATGTACTAGGGCTTGAGGTGAATTAAATTGTGGTCTGATTTGCCCAAGGGGGGGTGTTATGGAGCTGTATGACTCCTTCACATTAGTATATATCAagtttagtgttttattttccctAGTTTTACAGTCCGCACACTGTTTAAATTTGGGCAAAGATGAGTCCATTGTGACATGGTTAAAATCCCCAGACATTGCAATGGAGGATTTAACATGCTAAGTCTGAAGTCCGGCAGTCACGGAGATGATGACATCCAGTGACCAAACATTCCCCATAATAATTGATGGAAGGTACGGTCTGTAGCTCCTCCTCGCCAGTCGTCATCTGTTTCCTGCTCTACAACCCCAGTGTTTTCTTCTTAGCTTCCCGGGGATTTTATGTTTCTGGCCGAAGACACCACAGTGTTGGAGGCCTATCAGCTGATTCCTTGTGTGAACAATGGAGCTCCAGTGCACCTCCACCAAGACGGGGGGCCGATATGATTTAAAAATTCTAAACATGATAAAAAAGCAGAATAAAAGTGCAGAAAATGTGCATAGTTGCAATTCCAAACCCAAAAGAGACATGGGGGAAACTGGCAGGCAGCCGCTCGTAGCAGCGTACTTCCGCGCCACAGAGTTTCTTTAGTTAGAGGCTTCTTCACATCCACTGCAAGACAGACCCCAAGAGAACCTtcttgcccacagccatcagtatCTATAATAATTCTTCAAAGAATAatttacaatatttaattttgctttgggattaataaagcattTCAAACTGAAATGATCATAGCTATTTTGTGCAGCCTCAGAAGCCAGTCTCCAAAAAGAAAACTAGTGGCCAAGGTAAGAGCCCTGAAAGATGCACACTCTAACAATTGTTTTTTAAGTGGTAACGGTCCTTCTCTAAGAGTTTGCACCATCTCTGTCAACTTAAAGGAGAGTTGCACACTTCTTCCATTTTAATTCCAAAGACCACTGTTCCTCTGGTGTACAACACACAAAGTCTTAGATAACTGAGCAAGGATTGACACACAACAAAGAGCCATAGGATAGGACAAATCCAGGTCTGTTGCCACAAAGATAACACACTGTCTTTGCTAAATGTTTACTAGGAGCAATACAACTTATTAACAGTAACTTATAGTAGCTTCTCTGTTAGATTTATTGCTCTAGGTGAAGTCACTTTCTGCTCTTAAATAATCAGTACTTTAACTAGTGGACTGTTGTTGGGTCCAGCCATCAGAAAACACAGGAATGCAAAACTGAGAACAAAAGAAACTAGTAAAAAACATCTCCGAGCATGCATCAGGTTATCAATATGACATTATGAAGATTTAAAACCCAGCATGGAGGAGCACTCTCTCTTTCACAGTGACAGGTGGACAGGAGAGACCTCCGTGTATGAACGTCCTAATCTCGCTGGCCGAGACTATATCTTTGAAGAAGAACCTTGGATCCCAAGTTCTGTTTGCTGTCTGCATATCTCGTGACTGTATTGGCCGAAAAATAAGACTAGCCGCCTGAACCTGGCTATCTTAGCTCCTGCAGAAAGAGAATCTGCGCATAGATTCTCCAAGATGAAACTGGTGTCTCTAATTACGTCGACAAAACAGTGTCCCCAAACCTACGCTAGTATTTATATCAGTGGAACTTAGAGCTGGCTGCAAACTTGCGCTGCAGAAACTATTTTGTTGTCAATTGAGCTGCTACGTCCAGATGTGATATCACCACGCATTCTGACCAGGCGCCATCTTGTTAGTCCATTGCTCCCTTCAACCCGTTACCCCAATGGCGGATTAACACAGCATTCAGAGTCTATTGTCTGTTaacgttttattttcctttcttgtTTGCACTGTGAACTGCTTGTTTGAAAACTTAGCAACAGTTgatctttgttagctttaaagCTAATTTGTCCTCAATTATCCCCAATTCCTCATAACACACTTTGGTTCTGACAGATACATATTCACTCTGAAATGTGATGTTACTGCGTTGTTATTTCCCTGTTGTCATTGTTATTAGTGTTAGCCTTGACTTGGTAATTTCAGTTAAAATCACTAACTTTATTAATATTTGTCCTGGGCACTTATTAAGCTTTATTGATAGCCAATAAATACTGTCTATACGTTTGTAGTTAACACATTTATTCCTTTGGCAGCATGTTGAACAAAGTTCAGGTTGCCAGAGAAAGACTTGTGACACTCGAAGCACTTGGAATGCACAACTGTTACCATTTTTACAGATGAGACAGCAGTGGTTGGGCTCGTAGGTGGGGTTTACGCAGTGAGGGGCCGGGCAATCGGAAATGCTGCAGTACACCCCTCTGTTAGCTTCACAGCGACACCTCTCACACCTTGACACCTGAAATACACAAAACCTTGGGCTCATGTCAACTTTATTTGtacagcactttaaaataaacagcaaGAGGAATAAAACTAATTCCAtttgaaaaacagaaaccaatgACATTAATCCAAatcaatacaaataaaatagaaaaacattgtaCAATATAATGCATTACTAAAAATGAAGATGTCAGGCTCTACTTATTGAAAAGATGtataaaaatgcaaaagatcATTTAGGTATTATGGGACAAGATATTTAAAATCAATCCTGAAATAAACACGAAGCCAGTAAAGTGAGGCTAAAACTAGAATTTTATGTTCCCGTTTTGTAGTTCCTGTTTGCAGACCTGTAGCATCATTTCTTACCACCCATAAGCAGTGAAGGAATAACTACTCTAAGCCCCCCCCCCAACAGTCTACCGAGCAGCACTGGGGGGTGGGGGTGATGAGTCATGgatgagaggcggggtacaccctggacaggtcacgagttgatcacagggcaacacagaccaGGACcaacagccatgcacacacacatacaggggttggacaatgaaactgaaacacctggttttagaccacaataatttattagtatggtgtagggcctccttttgcggccaatacagcatcaatttgtcttgggaatgacacctacaagtcctgcacagtggtcagagggattttaagccattcttcttgtagGATACTGGCCAGGTCaccacgtgatactggtggaggaaaacgtttcctgactcgctcctccaaaacaccccaaagtggctcaataatatttagatctggtgactgtgcaggccatgggagatgttcaacttcactttcatgttcatcaaaccaatctttcaccagtcttgctgtgcgtattggtgcattgtcatcctgatacacggcaccaccttcaggatacaatgtttgaaccattggatgcacatgatcctcaagaatggttcggtagtccttggcagtgacgcgcccatctagcacaagtattgggccaagggaatgccatgatatggtagcccaaaccatcactgatccacccccatgcttcactctgggcatgcaacagtctgggtggtacgcttctttggggcttctccacaccgtaactctcccagatgtggggaaaacagtaaaggtggactcatcagagaacaatacatgtttcacattgtccacagcccaagatttgtgcttcttgcaccattgaaaccgacgtttggcattggcatgagtgaccaaaggtttggctatagcagcccggccgtgtatattgaccctgtggagctcccgacggacagttctggtggaaacaggagagttgaggtgcacatttaattctgtcgtgatttgggcagccgtggttttatgttttctggatacaatccgggttagcacccgaacatccttttcagacagcttcctcttgcgtccacagttaatcctgttggatgtggttcgtccttcttggtggtatgctgacattatcctggataccgtggctcttgatacatcacaaagacttgctgtcttggtcacagatgcaccagcaagacgtgcaccaacaatttgtcctcttttgaactctggtatgtcacccataatgttgtgtgcatttcaatattttgagcaaaactgtgctcttaccctgctaattgaaccttcacactctgctcttactggtgcaatgtgcaatcaatgaagactggctaccaggctggtccaatttagccatgaaacttcccacactaaaatgacaggtgtttcaatttcattgtccaacccctgtatatgtaggGATAACTTAGAGAGACCACTGAAAtgatttggactgtgggaggtagCTGGAGCATTGCGCCGTTATATTTGTGCCACCAACCTTATTGCGTGGCAAAGCATGCATCGAGCGAGTGATATTTAAACGCACACACCACAAATAATTGTTTGTTCacataaccctaaccctaatcaaagaagcagccaataggcctatggtaactctggaggagctgcacagctGTTTTTCCATCAGAAAAGTGGCCATGAAAATTAATTGTTAGAAGAAAACTTCAGAATCAAATTTAGTTGCCAAAAGCCATTTagggaacacagaaaaacatgaaaaacgtGCAATGCTTTGATGAGATAGAAATTGATGTAGCCACAGTGGAATGACTTGGCTTATGAACTACACCAGGACAGAACGGGACAAAGATCACACGGAGAGAGGAGGGACAGATTACCGGTATATCTGTCTCACCCTGAactcctccagcagtctgtagGTTTTCCCTCCGTAGACGCAGACCTTGGCCATGGCCTCACACACAGGGCAGCACGCCTTATACCTGATCCGCGTGCACCGCGGGTGGATGCGGGGACACCTGGGTCGGACGCATACGGGGCCATCCACGGTGCACGTGCACGGGCAGGCCGTGGGGCTCGGATAGTAAACCTCTCCGATGCTGTATACGAAACCGTGGTCATCAATGCACCACTTCCCTCTGTAGTCCCCAAACTCGTAATCCTGCTCGGTTTTGGTGTAGTACTCCGCTGCCGCCGGAGCCTCCCCGGCGCGCCCAGCACGCAGAAACTGTGGAACAAGCAGCAGCGCCGAGAGCGCGATGGAGAGACCAGAGAACGCGCGCTTCACCATGGTGACCAGGTGTCCCTCTAAAGTTAACGGCTGCTTCTGCTGCACTCCGGTGAGCGTCTCCTCCCATCGGGGGACGGGGGGAGGGGGGGGCAGTGACGCGTTTATGGGCGTCACTGCCGCCCTGCATCCTGCTGTTTTATCCATCAGTCTTAACAGACAGTTTACTTCAAGTGCTGCCTGTGAAAACTTATGCTGCCATGCTTGTCGGAGTTATCACCCAACTATCTCCCAACCCAGCTGTTTATGGAACCAAAAATGTAAATCTGATTAAACTCAACTCTAAGCAAagggttttttttcctctgttctCGAAAAAGAATAAACAATCTGCCACCTCATGATCAAGTAAATCAAAAGAATTTACAGGTCCTAACTTGATTATTCATCagctttgttttccattttgtaaTTTGCAACCACATTTCTGACTCatgtttatgtgacagaccagcatAAGCATAAGTGCAGAATtgagaaatggaaggaaaactaTCCATTTATcaattttctatacctgcttaatccttgcagggtcacaggTAGCAGTTCACCACAGGGCAACAAAGAGACACATAGGACAGACTCCTAAGAGCAATTCTGAGTAACCTCATAAACCTAACATGCacgtttttagactgtgggaggaagacggaggatgggaagaacatgcaaacttcatgtcATGACCCCATGCCAGGATTTTAAGGGtcttcttgcagcaagaaaacaGTGTTAGCAGCTGTGCCACCGGGCATCCCAAGGAAAAAGATACTGGCTTTCATTTTTTCCTTAGAACTAAAAATCTTAGAGTGTTACTATTCAGCTCCCttgagtcaatattttgtatGTAGATATCAGGCTTCTGGAGTATTTCCAagtgcagacaggcaggagcaCATGGTGTGGTGAGTCAAATagatttaataaaatgaaatcGAAAAGGAGAGCTGTCAGTTCACGGTGGTAGCAGATGGACAGGTTTTGCATGAACAAAAGATTACATGGCATGAAAAGAGCATAATaatccaggaagaaaacaagaaataaagagTTTATATAGTGCATGGCACAGGTAAGCTGACTGAGGCATGGAGTGGCAACAAAAACACGCATGAGCTAAATCCAAAGACATAGTCAAACCATCGGAAACTTTTGCAAATGTAACAGAACTAAATTACACTATAGACAGAAATACAAGAAGAATAGGAACCACAatcaaaagaatgaactaaagcaccacTTGGAAAACAATCATGATCAGGAAGGAAAAAccctaaacaaaacaaactccATCAAATCATGACAGTAACACTATGTtttgctaaagaaaaaaaatagcaGAATGTctttggggtgtgtctctaacacgttttctttcaggattatcCAGTATTTAGCTACGTCTATCTTcctattaactctgaccagcttccctgtcactgCTAGAAGAAAGACATCCTAACAGTGTGATTCCACCATCACCGTGTTTCGGCATGgagattgtgtgtttgtgttcatgtacagtgttagtttcTCACCACACATACCACTACATTACATGTAGGTGAGAAGGATCAAATTTGATCTCACCTGACCTTCTTCCATATTGTGTGTTGTGCCCCCCTACATGGCTTACAGCttactgcaaacaggacttttaaatagttttttttgcaattctttcataaagggcagatttgtggagtgtaaaTCTAATACTCGTCCTGTCACCAGATTTGTCCACTTCAAATAGAGCATCTGTAATAATCAACATTTTTGTTGACTGCCAAGTATTCCAAAGTATTGCATATTTTGTGTGTTATTTAAAacgtaaacacacacacacacacacacaaagcaggGTATAAGTCTAATGAAAAAGcagaaactaaaaacaaaataataatcaataaatgGCTAAATAAAGAGCATCAAGAATTTGTGAATGAAGTAaaagagtaaaaaataaataaacgggGTAAAAAATACTAAAAGTGTATCAAAAAATCATTATAGCAGTAGATGTACAATGAAAACAGCAGGTTGTGGCTTAGAGATTTGCAGGAGTCTTAAATGGAAgcacaaatacataaataaagtgaaaacaaccctgaaaaaaatgttaaaaataaaataaatacagtagGAAAGGCTTCGTGCACAACTGAACTCATTAGCCTCCAACTCCAGTCTAGGCAACGTTAATATAAGGCTTCCTTTTAATACAGCGCAGTTTAAAGTTACATTGATAGGTGTAGCTCTAGGTTTTAGCATTTTGTTAAAGTTTCCTAAATAAGTTTCTTGTCCATGTGGTTTTATCAGATGCTGATAAGTATGATTGTTACTGGAGTGATCTGATGCCACAGGTGGCCAGTGGAGGCTCATAGTCATTTTCTGCAAAGAAATGAAGCAATTGTCttttgacacaaaaaaaaaattatgcaaaCAGACAATAACAGCCTGTAACTTGAGGAATATGCAATCTCTTAGGGTTGGTAAACTGTAGGAAAATGGCACATGATAATCCTTTATGCTGGCAcgtaagaaaaaaaactgaatttattaaGATGACCATGGTGTAGTTGATCGTTACATGTCTGTTTTGTCTGGGTCTGTATTATGTATAGCTCCCGTATTCATTATTGTCTCTTTCCCTCAGCCCTCACCTTTCATTTGTCTCAGCTTTCCCTCATTCTCACCTGATGACTCTCTCCTACCATTCATTTTCTCCTCATTTAACGTTGTTGTTctcattgttctccactggaTCTTTCCATTACCACCCTCATTTCTCTTGCTGATTTGTGCTATTTGTTAATTTCGCCTGTGTTCCCTACTATGACCTTAAGGTGCCAACCTGtaaattctgtttttgtatattcttttcattttttattaaaatacctTTTACTCACTATGCTGCTTCATAGTCCCTGTGTACACTTTGATCCAGCTTTAAATTCACTATTCATGGCACCTCTGTTATTTGACTTTTTAACCCCTGCAAAGCTTAACTTTCACTAAGACAATCATGTGtaggaacaaagaaaacaaggaaAGACCAAAGACCAAACTGTATCATTAACAGAAGATACAAAGAATGAGAAAACTTGACATGGAGACTGAAAAAGGTGGAAAGGAAAAACGTGCTCTCAATGATACACTGGAGTtgcatttcaattcagtttcaattcagtttatttatatagcgccaattcacaacacatgttgtctcaaggcacttcacaaaagtcaggttcatacattccaattaatcctaacaattgaacagtgcagtcagagttagttatttattcaaattagataaaaagtttttctatctaaggaaacccagcagattgcatccagtcagtgacttgcagcattcactcctcctggatgagcatgtagagacagtggacaatcactggtgttgactttgcagcaatccctcatactgagcaagcatgtagcgacagtggagaggaaaaactcccttttaacaggaagaaacctccagcagaaccaggctcagtgtgagcagccatctgccatgaccgactggggtttgaaagaacagagcagagacacataagaatacagaagcactgatccaggagtactttctatgggaaggaaaaccCCTTCCAAAGGAGCcctggtttgttttttcttcagacaCATCTGTGTCACCTGTTAAAGCTCATCCATGTGTGGAGGCTGATGAAGGCAGCATAGAAGTAATGGGTGGCTCATCTGCAATAGATGAATCACCTGGAGTGGGAGACTGTCTGGGGTTTGCTCTGTCTAACACAGATGGTACCAACTCTGCATCTGGGAAATATCGCTGTTGTATGGGAAGATCCCTGTGGGCCTGAATCCAGAAATTATATTCCGTGGTGTCATTGCTGACATGAAAGCCTTGATCACACAACCGATCTGCTTCATAGTGGCTGTTTTACCTGGGTTAGACCTCCACCCATCAAGAGTTTTGTGTTGGAACGTCGGAGACTCTGTCTCctttttgcctgctgcttactTTGTTTTATCACTAGGTGGCGCCTGATCATCCGGTGGGAGAGAGCACAGGTGCAGcgcatcatcttcatcacctcaGGAGTATAAAGGGAGCAGGCTGTCAGCACTTCAGCACCTGAGTGTTAGCCAGCTGTGGTAAACCAAACTGGCCAAAAGCTATTGGTTTCTATGCTAAGAACCTTTAGTAGCCTGCCTCCTTGTTTGCGCCATCACAGGTGACTTCCTAGTCCTGGCTCCAGTTCCAGTTTGTCTTCAGACAAAGATCAAGATCCAAAGATTCCAAGTACTCCTTCTCGGATCAAGTTCCAGCTGACAGCCTCTAAGCTCTTCGACTCCTGGGCCTCAAGTAAGCGAACCTTGTTCGACCTCCACCGTGCTCCTCTCTTAAAACTTTCACCAGGTGCAGCACCTACCTCAGACTGGTGCCCCTCTTCCTGAAAGACAGTTGCACTGCCGTAGGTTCACCCATAACCACCACCTGTGACGACAATAACTTACCTTGGATCAGATCCACCACTAAGCGGCTCTGCAGCTCTCCTCCTAGGCTCAACATCGCCCTCCCCTTGGCAGTTACTCCTCATCTCTCCTGTAAGCAAAACCCGTCTTTACTAACAAAACCCACATTCCtgaaatatgtttatatatgGTGTGTTTCCAGTCCCGGGTCCATCTCCAAATTCAGTTatgtaaaaatttatttgttaaacttttctctgcctcctgaatGTTTCTCAAGGCAGCTTCCTCATTCGTGTGACGTCACTTCCCCAAACCCCAAAGTTTTCCGATGAGGTTTTTAATTGTGGGGGTTTTCTCCTACAATGCTCGCTTGTTTTCAATTGCTCCCCGCAATCTTTTCCACACGATGATGTAAAAATATCATTTATTTTAGGTCTGCTCACAGAAAAAGCCCTTTGATGGGTCGAAGGATTTATAGTATAGTGgaacacattttaacaaagtCATACAACAACTAGGTAAATGTTTTAAGATTGACCTGAAAACACATTGTAGTTACCACCACCAGAGTGCAGGGTTGATCGAGCAAATGGGACAGTTAAAagtaagaaacacaaagaaattgggttgaatgtttatatataataaaacttaatatgaggataaccccatcagctcagggtggactaacaccttttgaaataatacatggcagaccttattAAATCCCTGATGTAcaaaaagacctaaaagatTCACAACAAGATGCAACGTTGGTAGACTACATGAGGAAGATATTACAGTCTAGAGACATACAAAATGTTAATTATCTGCCAAATGATGTTTCTGAAGCCCTACAGGTTCCTGGTAATGTGAAAGAAGGCCATTAAGAAGAAAACGTGATCTGATCCAAAGTGGGAGGGTCCATCCCAAGTGTTTTTGACAACTCCTGTGAAAATCCAAGAGGGGGCTACTTATACAAAGCACACTGTAAAGAGGTGAGCCTGTCAGTCTTTCCACCCACAGGCTGGGAGGTGATAAAGTCTGACTACAAAGGGTTGTCGCCATCTAGTGGAGGCTTCATCTCAATGTCAGTGAAGAAACCAaacttttctctgcctcctgaatGTTGCATGTTGGTCAAGACAGTAAAAAAAaccatgacagaacactcaggccattCTGAACCAGCAGATACACTCAGGAGGACTCTTTCTGAGCACAGTCATCAGATTCAGTCTCATGGAACAACTCTCCGGTCTGTCCTAGAACAACAAAGACACACAAACCAGCAACTTGACCAGATGGCCTCCCTGCTACAACATGCTCTGAGTAACTATACCGCCTCGACAGCAGAGGGCACCACTGATCCCCGGGTCTCAAGGCAGCTTCCTCATTCGTGTGACGTCACTTCCCCAAACCCCAAAGTTTTCCGATGAGGTTTTAATTGTGGGGGTTTTCTCCTACAATGCTCGCTTGTTTTCAATTGCTCCCCGCAATCTTTTCCATACGATGATGTAAAAACATCATTTATTTTAGGTCTGCTCACAGAAAAAGCCTTTTGATGGGTCGAAGCTAGATTTACTAATTACAATCAGTTTGGCTGTTCTTATGAGGAGTTTATACAAGAATTTAAACAAACCTTTGCCACAGAAACTGATCAAACAAGTGTACCTCGCCGTTTGTGGGCTCTAAAACAAAGAAGCAGACCTGTTTCGGAACATGCCATTGAGTTCCGTACTCTAGCAGTCGCTTCAGATTGGGATGAATGCACtcttaaaacagcattttttcagtTCTTAGATGAATCACTGTTGAAATTAATCGAAGTAGAACTGAGTTCTTAACAAtagtttttaatgaaaaaaaaatcaactcttAAAATGGGAAACTGTGTTATGTAGCAGCCACTGTTAAAAGGAGAGTTTAGACAGAGCAGATTATACAATTTTTAATCAGACTAAACCAAAATTAGGGGAGCCAATCATTGAGTACAGAATAACAATGCTAGAAGTGTTTAAAAGGAATAGTGGACTGCAACACGATATTGCTGATGACAGTCCCTatcaacagcagttaaaaaatgaccACCAGGCAAATGCTTTACCTGAGATTCATAACTgggtcacaaaacataatattgatcTACCCACCTGCTCAGTTAGCAGTTGGCAGAACTGGGCAATGCATGCTGAAaaggtggtcagtggaaagaaaaaacaacccccTACTGATATTTTCTATGCTGAAGAtgacatattttatgcaggaCCAGTAAGTAGGGGGAGGGGTAGAATGAGAGGAATtttcagaggaagaggaggcctTAGGGGGCGTGGTCGGAGGCAAGTGAGAAGGAGAGTTGATGGAAAAGATTATGCATGCTGGGCTTGTGGACAGCATGGTCATTGGGCTAGAAACTGTCCAAATGGGCACCCCAGTCAACTATGACTAGATGATAGAGGGGACACTATAGATAATACtcatgatgaagatgaagaaatgATAGACGTTGCAGCAGCATACATGGATaagctgagatcctctccaagtGCAACaatatatgtcagtctacatgagatactaataacttcacctactggaaTATTttaagatctgattgaatatgtgaaacaaactgactaatataataatgaaagtttttcaacaggtgatgctcatccaggaggaagataGTGGGATGCAGTgttctaggaaatgcagctcatttattaacaattaAGTTTTCTCCGATAGGTGGAAGctggagaaataacatcacactgtggaggttttgctgactaatcataggttGGATCTATGAGACATTTTGTGCACAGAGCAAATGACCAAACGACCCAAGACCAAATGActaaggttctgactgacttaagaacctcactgacctgacaatgataacatgacacttctccagactggacggacccaacagacaacaccttcaaAGTGGACCCCACTAATACCACCTTA is a window of Girardinichthys multiradiatus isolate DD_20200921_A chromosome Y, DD_fGirMul_XY1, whole genome shotgun sequence DNA encoding:
- the LOC124864696 gene encoding von Willebrand factor C domain-containing protein 2-like, encoding MVKRAFSGLSIALSALLLVPQFLRAGRAGEAPAAAEYYTKTEQDYEFGDYRGKWCIDDHGFVYSIGEVYYPSPTACPCTCTVDGPVCVRPRCPRIHPRCTRIRYKACCPVCEAMAKVCVYGGKTYRLLEEFRVSRCERCRCEANRGVYCSISDCPAPHCVNPTYEPNHCCLICKNGPNCVAGSRVIPAGERVNIDGQTVCYCTYRDGTWHPHPHATCEQQPQPSPTFSTRTEPPRDEDTGRKLFPRLDLIS